Proteins from one Mobula birostris isolate sMobBir1 chromosome 10, sMobBir1.hap1, whole genome shotgun sequence genomic window:
- the LOC140204197 gene encoding uncharacterized protein isoform X1: protein MERNREAASIYQHIHVHLQGGAPWGFTLKGGLEHGEPLTISKIEDGGKAALSKKLQVGDEIINISGSPLYGSRQEALILIKGSFRALKMVVKRTGPGIRPYTWHLAKSSEAQPEATTMPYSSGSLSLSWHSGYDSSDFPMQWDQLALHHSLDQRSSFGSMDSLDQPNQNCDQSTYPNKRDSAYSSFSASSNTSDYTVSSSMKTDESASLDSILHSLGPWLPAKYGDAQYLQSGSEGGEPLAEEQLCSHCGKRSSEGDNVPPSHVLDESAPGSTSSAPPLPPVRRESFVATKARSASMCLTNSEALAAKNLLLHRGRWTSETLLAIKNRDSEGESYCVPNCSTSPSQYSSKSMSSHCPIECCCLLRQQPRLYCHSHRHSEEMISHENVTLPRKSVQYLMGQLNSCNLIDSSFVASQYQNTNRMGQNEKLTLNVHRHSAPETLLSVQLLPQMISDCNKNGIQCNQERGEWPSSISTPQHGYQSNAGCPYKALDKIDTSFEKQIKEDPLRSECILKEKEQETDGSSYSHCIDSQDLSSSCKTQLSQTSCKGATAETIANQQEPPTPSDKMSEIGSASSSSHVLEIENEIFRNARLSSSKVARMRRKSDRFATNLRNEIQMKKAQLQKNRSGVALLQMEETSEEMSDSRERPSTSYTCITDGSEANDRAEETTNAKTETTSSNKNLDNTSEDHKAGSMYFCSLASNPNISPNKCKTEIDALSKTVEQKTAQNSCGSDLRRWTSENKLESQNKMIKEIGADEVKPCTVPLLQEPDTSPLMPFAERRRFFEETSKIFSGSDSCNSVGPQSKSNSLGRCKSHHLCNKLHVHQRDDLRQSPEESFHHSTGRVDQCPEKYTVCSFRDMEKQKYNNQGEKQCEQKCDSLEPLKPNISRTLKKHCVSHVRQMQHAAGDLSVRYQDFHSVNIHLEEPHSTTRFEQMPATLTKGYPVEKLDQTEIINRKFSSPERETEVQTLSNVQEACSESNSKENLNNDRNRLPRNPREETSWETPSPSTTLPLKYPENSPHSPEREEGVCNCTTCHMVCESPGVLKSEGEKHALHDLEACSYDDLSANKKKKKSPPQRPPPPDWGKYRLQKLSQRETIDLGKQPSQCKSSDLETHNPRNLPQHESPVANKSRFGKPPQHELENLEKGQKESKCELPDLEKYQARKLPHHELEDLEKCQFKKVIQNELPDLEKLQPQKSPQHELLNVNKYRSRSLGQHEIPDVDKFPPQKLSQLELPDVERYSSRKLSQHELPDMDRYPARKMSEHELPDVERYSSRKHSQHELPDMDRYPAWKMSQHELPDVERYPPRKLSQHELTDVERIPPRKLSQHELPDMERYPPRKLSQHELTDVERIPPRKLSLHELPDMERYPLRKMSLHELSDMERYPPRKMSLHELPDMERYPPRKLSQHELSDMDRYLSHNELPDLDKCPLRKPCHHELLDMGKIPSRKLCKHELPEIEKYQSQTLSEHELQDLHKYHSRKLSLHELPDLEKYQFRKLSLRELPDLDKYRLQRDAQYELDPMLISEPTSMSWKRSEPLTEREAWAYSDLSPNTGSAVDTTTQYSHPSQICTEYSTGFQYRYPGSSFINPRCLVPSSLVPVSGEHMITSLYNYKSQRPKMKLAMPLHSEVTPRNQKIMDSMGAAISRGGRNWPFENNIPQTMNEVDLGCQRCGESYSSIISRQGERWEDSEIHIKPVNRSQRNIIRRPSWDPGEGIETVRCCPDIKSRPPTELTSEELVRDIAGKDQSLADILDPNSKMKSALDVMGGIFPESKEELSQARERKKRNPLQLSLNINSEKVSVPVTSSTMIGSTTCSTYYSTSAAKAELLNKMKDLPKMAEDCMEEDEEEEEDNKLIEKKQQLICSLSRKLSVLHEAQKSLLEDISANCALGEEAERMVNNVCKPNEFDKYRMFIGDLDKVVNLLLSLSGRLARVENALNNLDPDANEEERHALNEKKKQLTAQLEEAKELKEHVDRRERAVHDILVKHLSEDELQDYTHFVKMKSALIIEQRELEDKIRLGEEQLKCLRESLSHGAYKDNI, encoded by the exons CGACTTTCCTATGCAGTGGGATCAACTAGCTCTCCATCATAGCTTGGATCAAAGGAGCTCATTTGGAAGTATGGACAGCCTTGACCAACCCAACCAAAATTGTGATCAAAGCACATACCctaacaaaagagattctgcctACAGCTCATTTTCTGCAAGCTCTAATACCTCTGACTACACAGTTTCATCATCAATGAAGACTGATGAGTCTGCTTCCCTGGACAGTATATTGCATAGTTTGGGACCATGGTTACCAGCGAAGTATGGAGATGCCCAGTATTTGCAAAGCGGAAGTGAAGGTGGGGAACCACTGGCTGAAGAACAGTTATGTTCTCACTGTGGAAAGAGGTCATCTGAAGGAGACAATGTGCCACCATCCCATGTGCTTGATGAAAGTGCTCCAGGTTCTACCAGCTCAGCTCCTCCCCTGCCACCTGTTCGCAGGGAAAGTTTTGTGGCAACTAAAGCCCGCTCTGCATCTATGTGTTTGACAAATTCTGAGGCACTTGCAGCAAAAAATTTGCTGCTTCATCGTGGAAGGTGGACTTCTGAAACCTTGTTAGCAATAAAAAATAGAGATTCTGAGGGAGAATCTTATTGTGTTCCCAATTGCTCTACTAGCCCTTCCCAGTACTCTAGTAAATCCATGTCTAGTCATTGTCCAATAGAGTGTTGTTGTTTGCTAAGGCAACAACCAAGGCTTTACTGTCATTCTCATAGGCACAGTGAAGAAATGATTTCACATGAAAATGTAACACTTCCTAGAAAATCTGTCCAGTATTTGATGGGGCAGTTGAATTCATGCAACTTAATTGATTCGTCCTTTGTTGCCAGTCAATACCAGAACACAAACCGAATGGGTCAAAATGAAAAATTAACTTTGAATGTACATAGACACAGTGCACCTGAGACGTTGTTATCAGTGCAACTACTTCCACAAATGATTTCAGATTGTAAtaaaaatggaatacagtgtaaccAGGAAAGAGGTGAATGGCCCAGTAGTATATCAACACCTCAGCATGGATATCAATCCAATGCTGGGTGTCCTTATAAAGCTTTAGATAAAATTGATACTTCATTTGAAAAACAGATAAAAGAGGATCCATTGAGGTCTGAATGTATACTGAAGGAAAAGGAACAAGAAACTGATGGTTCTTCCTACAGTCACTGTATAGATAGTCAAGATCTATCTTCATCTTGCAAGACTCAACTCAGTCAAACGAGCTGCAAAGGTGCAACTGCTGAAACGATAGCCAATCAACAGGAACCTCCAACCCCGTCGGATAAAATGAGTGAAATTGGAAGCGCATCCTCAAGTAGTCATGTTTTGGAAATAGAGAATGAAATTTTCCGAAATGCCCGGTTATCAAGTTCCAAAGTAGCAAGAATGCGGCGAAAAAGTGATCGCTTTGCCACAAATTTGCGTAATGAGATACAAATGAAGAAAGCTCAGCTCCAGAAGAACAGGAGTGGTGTTGCACTGCTGCAGATGGAAGAAACTTCAGAAGAAATGAGTGACTCAAGAGAGAGGCCATCCACTTCCTATACTTGCATAACCGATGGGTCTGAAGCCAATGACAGAGCAGAAGAAACGACCAACGCAAAGACAGAGACCACAAGTTCCAATAAAAACCTGGATAACACGTCTGAAGATCATAAAGCTGGAAGTATGTATTTTTGTTCATTGGCCAGCAACCCCAATATTTCACCAAACAAATGTAAAACAGAAATAGATGCACTATCCAAAACTGTTGAGCAGAAGACTGCACAGAATTCTTGTGGCAGTGACCTAAGGAGGTGGACATCAGAAAATAAGCTAGAGTCTCAAAATAAGATGATAAAGGAAATTGGGGCAGATGAGGTAAAACCATGTACAGTACCATTGTTGCAAGAACCAGACACCTCCCCATTGATGCCTTTTGCAGAAAGGAGAAGATTCTTTGAAGAAACTAGTAAAATCTTCTCTGGATCTGATTCTTGTAATTCGGTAGGGCCCCAGAGTAAATCAAATTCATTAGGAAGGTGTAAAAGTCATCATTTATGCAATAAGTTGCACGTTCATCAACGTGATGATCTGAGGCAATCTCCTGAGGAAAGCTTCCATCATTCCACAGGCAGGGTTGATCAGTGCCCTGAGAAATATACTGTTTGTTCATTTAGAGATATGGAGAAACAAAAGTACAACAATCAAGGGGAGAAACAATGTGAACAGAAATGTGACAGTTTAGAGCCACTCAAACCAAATATATCACGCACTTTGAAAAAGCATTGTGTGTCCCATGTTCGGCAAATGCAACACGCTGCTGGAGATCTATCCGTACGTTATCAGGATTTCCATTCAGTTAACATTCACCTCGAAGAACCTCACTCTACAACGAGGTTCGAGCAGATGCCAGCCACTTTAACTAAG GGATATCCGGTGGAAAAACTGGATCAGACTGAGATAATAAACAGGAAGTTTTCTTCACCAGAAAG AGAAACAGAGGTGCAAACTCTAAGCAATGTTCAAGAAGCATGTTCTGAATCAAACTCAAAAGAGAATCTCAATAATGACCGAAATAGGCTGCCAAGGAACCCAAGAGAAGAAACTTCTTGGGAGACGCCCAGCCCATCTACTACATTACCTTTGAAATATCCTGAAAATTCCCCACACTCTCCTGAAAGAGAAGAAGGAGTTTGCAACTGTACCACTTGCCATATGGTTTGTGAATCACCAGGTGTATTGAAGTCTGAAGGAGAGAAACATGCTTTACATGATCTTGAGGCATGTAGCTATGATGATTTATCTgccaacaaaaaaaagaaaaagtctCCACCACAGAGGCCACCACCACCAGACTGGGGGAAATACAGATTACAGAAACTGTCTCAGCGTGAAACAATAGATTTGGGAAAACAACCATCGCAATGCAAATCATCAGATTTGGAAACACATAATCCTAGGAATTTGCCTCAACATGAATCTCCAGTTGCAAACAAGAGTCGGTTTGGGAAACCACCTCAACACGAGTTGGAGAATTTGGAAAAGGGCCAGAAAGAATCTAAATGTGAATTGCCGGATTTGGAAAAATACCAGGCCAGGAAACTACCCCATCATGAATTGGAGGACTTGGAAAAGTGCCAGTTCAAGAAAGTGATCCAAAATGAGTTGCCAGATTTGGAAAAGTTGCAGCCCCAGAAATCACCTCAACATGAATTGCTAAATGTGAACAAGTACCGATCTAGAAGTCTGGGCCAACATGAAATACCAGATGTAGACAAGTTTCCACCCCAGAAACTCTCCCAGCTTGAATTGCCGGACGTGGAGAGGTATTCATCCCGGAAACTCTCCCAGCATGAATTGCCGGACATGGACAGATATCCGGCCCGGAAGATGTCCGAACATGAATTGCCGGACGTGGAGAGGTATTCATCCCGGAAACACTCCCAGCATGAATTGCCGGACATGGACAGATATCCGGCCTGGAAGATGTCCCAACATGAATTGCCGGACGTGGAGAGGTATCCACCCCGGAAGCTGTCCCAACATGAATtgacagatgtggaaaggattccACCCCGGAAACTGTCCCAACATGAATTGCCAGACATGGAGAGGTATCCACCCCGGAAGCTGTCCCAACATGAATtaacagatgtggaaaggattccACCCCGAAAACTGTCCCTGCATGAATTGCCGGACATGGAGAGGTATCCACTGCGGAAAATGTCCCTGCATGAATTGTCGGACATGGAGAGGTATCCACCCCGGAAAATGTCCCTGCATGAATTGCCGGACATGGAGAGGTATCCACCCAGGAAACTCTCCCAGCATGAATTGTCAGACATGGACAGGTATCTGTCCCACAATGAATTGCCCGATTTGGACAAATGTCCACTCCGGAAACCATGCCATCATGAATTGTTGGATATGGGCAAAATTCCATCTCGTAAACTATGCAAACATGAACTGCCAGAAATCGAGAAGTACCAGAGCCAAACACTGTCAGAACATGAATTGCAAGATTTACACAAATACCATTCCCGGAAACTTTCCCTGCATGAATTGCCAGATTTGGAAAAATACCAGTTCAGAAAACTATCCTTGCGTGAATTGCCAGATTTGGATAAATATCGGTTACAGAGAGATGCTCAGTATGAATTGGATCCTATGTTAATCTCAGAGCCCACATCAATGAGCTGGAAAAGGTCAGAACCATTGACTGAGAGGGAAGCATGGGCTTATTCAGATCTCTCTCCAAATACTGGCTCAGCTGTGGACACCACAACACAATATTCCCATCCATCACAAATCTGTACAGAGTACTCAACAGGCTTTCAGTACAGGTATCCAGGATCCAGTTTCATTAATCCAAGATGCTTAGTACCTTCCTCTTTAGTTCCTGTTTCAGGCGAACATATGATCACTTCATTGTATAATTATAAATCACAGAGGCCAAAGATGAAATTGGCAATGCCCCTGCACAGTGAAGTCACACCAAG AAATCAAAAAATAATGGATTCAATGGGAGCAGCAATATCCAGAGGAGGAAGAAACTGGCCTTTTGAAAACAACATTCCACAAACAATGAATGAAGTCGATCTGGGTTGTCAGCGATGTGGGGAGTCATACTCAAGTATTATCAGCAGGCAAGGTGAAAGGTGGGAAGATTCAGAAATTCACATAAAACCTGTCAACAGatcacaaagaaacattataagAAGACCCTCTTGGGATCCTGGAGAAGGAATTGAGACAGTGAGGTGCTGTCCAGATATAAAGAGCAGACCTCCCACTGAGTTGACTTCAGAGGAATTAGTGAGAGATATTGCAGGGAAAGACCAATCTCTGGCAGATATTCTGGATCCAAACTCGAAAATGAAGAGCGCTttggatgtgatgggtggaatctTTCCAGAAAGCAAAGAGGAGCTGTCGCAGGCACGTGAGCGCAAGAAACGGAATCCACTACAGTTGAGTCTGAATATTAACTCCGAGAA GGTTTCAGTGCCAGTTACCTCTTCAACAATGATTGGCTCCACTACTTGTTCCACCTACTACAGCACATCTGCTGCCAAGGCTGAGCTATTGAATAAGATGAAGGACCTTCCCAAAATGGCAGAAGACTGTATGGAAGAGgatgaggaagaggaagaagacaaCAAGTTGATAGAAAAAAAG CAACAATTGATCTGCAGTCTTAGCAGGAAACTCAGTGTATTGCATGAAGCCCAGAAGAGCCTCTTAGAAGACATCAGTGCAAACTGTGCCCTGGGGGAAGAAGCAGAAAGAATGGTGAACAATGTCTGCAAACCAAATGAGTTTGATAAGTACCGAATGTTCATTGGGGATCTGGATAAGGTCGtgaatctcttactgtctctctCGGGTCGTCTTGCAAGAGTGGAAAATGCCTTAAATAATTTGGATCCTGATGCAAACGAGGAAGAAAGG CATGCACTGAATGAAAAGAAAAAGCAACTCACAGCACAACTTGAAGAGGCCAAAGAGCTAAAGGAACACGTGGATCGCAGGGAACGCGCTGTCCATGATATTCTGGTTAAGCATTTGTCAGAAGATGAGCTCCAAGATTACACTCACTTTGTAAAGATGAAATCTGCTCTCATCATTGAGCAGCGAGAGCTGGAAGATAAAATCAGACTTGGTGAAGAGCAGCTCAAGTGTCTGAGGGAGAGCTTATCTCATGGAGCATACAAAGATAACATCTGA